A single Triticum dicoccoides isolate Atlit2015 ecotype Zavitan chromosome 2A, WEW_v2.0, whole genome shotgun sequence DNA region contains:
- the LOC119357525 gene encoding vacuolar protein sorting-associated protein 54, chloroplastic-like, translating into ADVRLHATAELALAASDDGAPAAASPSSGLAACLREVPALFFKEDFALEEGATFEAACPLAEPALQERLGQHLDVVEAHLVQEIARRSESFYEAQGRLRGLDGEIVAAVGRIRELREVVRVLTGDLVGDAQQVQELNATRGNLVALQEKLTIILYVSQALAALKLLVLAADCAGALDVIDDLQNLIDTDELAGLYCFRHIRDQLGTSLDSVNSILSAEFVRAAVPDGKTVDAMVLSTVKRKTSTPLNGTEHEVNVDEEDGFILRDRLLPLIICLLRTDKVPAVLRMYRDTLITVMKASIKSTVAEMLPVLISKPIDSDSVTGDRAADSDAGGQSLANKLRSLSSEGFVQLLSAIFSIVQVHLQQAAEVKKIVQWIMRNLDGNISPDDTNPVVQHGGSVDLSQEKDYDVTSRVSNTVTRTPTKLPLFQGKTNDMSSINSIKNIRADVLRESTEAVFAACDAAHGRWAKLLGVRAALHPKLRLQEFLIIYNITEEFIAATEKVGGRLGYNIRGILQQQSKQFVEYQHSVRMAKIKAVLDQETWIAVDVPEEFQAIVLSLSSTDFPVNGMEMPSNDNNSKLSEDGVSTSQESAHSTENNVENSNGTSTTSNENKVESTSQTENSVAGHVRPVSQTIVLGGVGYHMVNCGLILLKMLSEYVDISKCLPSLSFEVVQRVVEILKHFNTRTCQLVLGAGAMQVSGLKSITSKHLALASQIISFIHSLIPDIRRVLFLKIPEVRKHLLMSELDRVTQDYKVHRDEIHTKLVQIMRERLLANLRKLPQIVESWNGPDDNDSQPSLFAKAVTKEVTYLHRILSQILLEVDLQAIFRQVVQIFHSHITEAFSKLEVSSPQAKNRLCRDVQHILVCIRKLPAQNFSSEPVRNYGLLDEFLAEKFGTKVDE; encoded by the exons GCCGACGTCCGCCTCCACGCCACCGCCGAGCTCGCCCTCGCCGCCTCCGACGACGGcgccccggccgccgcctccccgtcCTCCGGTCTCGCCGCCTGCCTCCGCGAGGTCCCCGCGCTCTTCTTCAAGGAGGACTTCGCGCTCGAGGAGGGGGCCACCTTCGAGGCCGCCTGCCCGCTCGCCGAGCCCGCCCTGCAGGAGCGCCTCGGCCAGCACCTGGACGTCGTCGAGGCGCACCTCGTCCAGGAGATCGCGCGCCGCTCCGAGTCCTTCTACGAGGCCCAGGGACGGCTCCGCGGCCTCGATGGGGAGATCGTCGCCGCCGTCGGGAGGATCCGGGAGCTCAGGGAGGTGGTCCGGGTGCTCACGGGCGACCTCGTCGGGGACGCCCAGCAGGTGCAGGAGCTCAATGCCACCCGAGGGAACCTCGTCGCCTTGCAGGAGAAGCTCACCATCATCCTCTATGTCAGTCAGGCGCTCGCAGCCCTCAAGCTG CTTGTGCTAGCGGCAGATTGTGCTGGTGCGCTTGATGTCATTGATGACTTGCAAAATCTCATA GACACTGATGAACTTGCTGGGCTTTATTGCTTTCGACATATTCGTGATCAGTTGGGAACATCATTAGATTCAGTGAACAG CATTCTTTCAGCAGAGTTTGTACGGGCTGCTGTTCCTGATGGAAAAACTGTTGATGCGATGGTTTTATCAACTGTGAAAAGGAAGACTTCTACTCCCCTCAATGGGACCGAGCATGAA GTAAACGTTGATGAGGAGGATGGCTTCATCCTCAGAGATCGTCTTCTCCCCCTCATTATTTGCCTGCTGAGAACG GACAAAGTTCCTGCAGTGCTCAGAATGTACCGGGATACCCTTATTACTGTTATGAAAGCTTCAATCAAATCCACAGTTGCAGAGATGCTTCCAGTATTGATTTCCAAACCAATAGATTCTGATTCAGTAACTGGAGACAGAGCTGCCGATTCTGATG ctggaggccagtcTTTAGCAAATAAACTGCGTAGTCTATCATCTGAAGGTTTTGTTCAGCTTTTATCGGCTATTTTTAGTATAGTTCAG GTACATCTCCAGCAAGCAGCTGAAGTTAAAAAAATAGTTCAGTGGATCATGCGGAACCTTGATGGGAACATAAGTCCTGATGACACAAATCCTGTCGTACAACACGGTGGCTCAGTTGATCTTTCCCAAGAGAAAGACTATGATGTTACTTCACGGGTCTCTAATACTGTTACACGCACTCCTACTAAGCTTCCGTTGTTTCAAGGAAAGACAAATGATATGTCCAGTATAAATTCAATAAAAAATATTCG AGCTGACGTGTTGAGAGAAAGCACAGAAGCAGTGTTTGCTGCATGTGATGCTGCACATGGACGATGGGCTAAGCTGCTAGGTGTTCGTGCTGCTCTACATCCCAAGTTAAGGCTTCAGGAGTTCCTGATCATCTATAATATAACAGAAGAATTTATAGCTGCTACAGAAAAG GTTGGAGGCAGGTTAGGTTACAACATTCGCGGAATTCTACAGCAACAGTCAAAGCAATTTGTTGAGTATCAGCATAGTGTTCGG ATGGCAAAAATTAAGGCAGTTCTTGACCAAGAGACGTGGATCGCTGTTGATGTTCCTGAAGAGTTCCAAGCGATTGTTCTGTCACTGTCATCAACTGACTTTCCTGTTAATGGCATGGAGATGCCTAGCAATGATAACAACTCAAAGCTCAGTGAGGATGGGGTTTCAACAAGTCAAGAATCAGCACATTCAACTGAAAATAATGTTGAAAATAGCAATGGAACATCTACGACAAGCAATGAAAACAAGGTTGAATCCACTTCTCAGACTGAAAATAGTGTTGCTGGCCATGTTAGGCCAGTCTCGCAAACCATTGTGCTTGGAGGTGTTGGCTATCATATGGTGAACTG CGGTTTGATATTGTTGAAAATGCTATCAGAATATGTTGACATCAGTAAATGTTTGCCAtcgttatcttttgaggtggtccaACGTGTTGTTGAGATATTAAAGCATTTCAATACCAGGACTTGCCAACTGGTTCTTGGCGCAGGTGCCATGCAG GTATCTGGTCTGAAATCAATTACTTCTAAGCATTTAGCTTTAGCAAGTCAAATTATCAGTTTCATACATTCTTTGATTCCAG atATTCGTCGAGTACTTTTCCTGAAAATACCGGAAGTACGCAAACATCTGTTGATGTCTGAACTGGATAGAGTTACTCAG GACTATAAGGTTCATCGAGATGAAATTCACACCAAGCTAGTCCAGATAATGAGAGAGAGATTGCTAGCAAATCTTAGAAAATTACCGCAAATCGTGGAAAGTTGGAATGGACCAGATGATAATGATTCGCAGCCAAGTCTATTCGCCAAAGCTGTTACAAAG GAAGTCACTTACTTGCATCGCATCCTTTCTCAAATACTGCTTGAGGTAGATCTGCAAGCGATATTCAG GCAAGTAGTCCAGATATTCCATTCCCATATTACAGAAGCATTTTCAAAGTTGGAAGTCAGTAGTCCTCAGGCAAAGAATAG ATTATGTCGAGATGTTCAACATATTCTTGTATGTATTCGAAAGTTGCCTGCTCAGAACTTCAGCTCAGAACCTGTTCGAAATTATGGTCTTCTTGACGAGTTCTTGGCTGAGAAGTTCGGGACAAAAGTTGACGAGTGA